From the Oleiphilus messinensis genome, one window contains:
- a CDS encoding metal ABC transporter substrate-binding protein gives MPSPKTASLSAIIVTVLVVLGIGYYALSKDEPVQPTSDHVRSGHPASLDTPETANAHETSAPTLTEIAAPYRDSAKPSVVVSINPLAMLIRSIAGTNIQIDVLLPPGSNPHFYQLKPSDITKMKNAKEVFWIGEGFEVYLKKVFTAHQIRNTTIEALAGVELDDEPHTHHDQNGAIHKLSEQGHQDPHLWLDPYLMLDIIPEVRSRLSKFYPESAGAFAKNSEQTTTAINLLIEDYTTQFKSESSRPVFSAHDAFRRLSDRLGFTLVDSFADSAEKKPGIGHLKRMQEKIRALEKVCFLEELGTTSFYTKSIPAETDVKRAQIDLLGQTLTGTATYPEYLAQLLSTLRECTRL, from the coding sequence ATGCCGAGCCCAAAAACTGCCTCTCTCTCAGCCATTATTGTCACAGTTCTCGTCGTTCTCGGGATCGGCTACTATGCCCTCTCTAAAGATGAGCCGGTGCAGCCAACATCAGACCATGTGAGGTCCGGCCACCCTGCAAGCTTGGATACTCCAGAGACCGCTAACGCTCATGAGACCTCCGCACCCACGCTAACAGAAATCGCTGCCCCATATCGAGACTCAGCGAAACCAAGCGTTGTCGTTTCCATAAATCCTTTGGCAATGCTTATTCGATCGATTGCAGGGACCAACATCCAAATCGACGTACTACTCCCCCCAGGCTCCAATCCACACTTTTATCAATTAAAGCCCTCGGACATAACCAAGATGAAAAATGCCAAGGAAGTTTTCTGGATTGGCGAAGGGTTTGAAGTCTACTTAAAAAAGGTATTCACGGCACATCAAATCCGGAATACCACAATAGAAGCGTTGGCTGGCGTCGAGTTGGATGATGAACCCCATACACACCATGATCAAAACGGTGCAATACATAAACTCTCTGAGCAGGGACATCAAGACCCTCACTTGTGGCTCGATCCCTATCTCATGTTGGATATAATCCCTGAAGTGCGATCCAGACTAAGTAAATTCTATCCGGAGTCTGCTGGAGCGTTCGCAAAAAATAGCGAACAAACAACGACAGCGATCAATTTATTGATTGAGGATTACACCACACAATTCAAAAGCGAATCATCAAGGCCGGTATTCAGCGCCCATGACGCATTTCGCCGGCTGTCAGATAGACTGGGATTCACTTTAGTCGACAGTTTTGCCGACAGTGCAGAAAAAAAACCGGGAATTGGTCATTTGAAACGGATGCAAGAAAAAATCAGAGCGCTGGAGAAGGTCTGCTTTCTGGAGGAGTTGGGAACCACATCATTCTATACAAAATCGATTCCCGCAGAAACCGATGTAAAACGGGCTCAAATTGATCTGCTTGGGCAAACCCTGACAGGTACCGCGACGTACCCGGAATACCTTGCGCAGTTACTCAGTACTCTGCGAGAGTGCACAAGACTTTAA
- a CDS encoding MBL fold metallo-hydrolase, protein MKYEIVPVTPFAQNCSVIWCPKTKKAAVVDPGGDLDKIESVLITHGLSLEKILLTHAHIDHAGATQDLAEARQVKIEGPHQEDQFWIQSLPQQSQMFGFPEAKIFTPDRWLGDGDQVTVGEETLNVLHCPGHTPGHVVFFHAPSRLAIVGDVLFAGSIGRTDFPKGDHDTLIRSIKTKLWPLGDDVAFIPGHGPMSSFAAERKSNPFVAD, encoded by the coding sequence ATGAAATACGAAATTGTTCCCGTGACGCCTTTTGCTCAGAATTGCTCAGTGATTTGGTGTCCAAAAACAAAAAAAGCCGCTGTCGTTGATCCCGGTGGGGATCTCGATAAAATTGAATCGGTCCTGATTACACATGGCTTGAGTCTGGAAAAAATATTACTGACTCATGCCCATATCGATCATGCTGGAGCAACCCAGGATCTTGCTGAAGCGCGACAGGTAAAAATCGAGGGGCCACACCAGGAAGATCAGTTCTGGATTCAATCGTTACCCCAGCAAAGCCAAATGTTTGGCTTTCCGGAGGCAAAAATATTCACGCCTGATCGCTGGTTGGGGGATGGCGATCAGGTGACTGTCGGAGAAGAAACATTGAATGTGCTGCACTGCCCGGGTCATACTCCCGGCCACGTTGTTTTCTTTCATGCACCGAGTCGCCTTGCAATCGTCGGTGACGTTTTGTTTGCCGGTAGTATTGGGCGCACCGACTTTCCGAAAGGTGATCATGATACGCTGATCCGCTCTATCAAAACCAAGTTATGGCCCCTTGGTGATGATGTTGCATTTATTCCAGGTCACGGACCGATGTCCAGCTTTGCTGCAGAGCGCAAGAGTAACCCGTTTGTGGCGGATTAA
- the gltX gene encoding glutamate--tRNA ligase, which translates to MTVRTRIAPSPTGDPHVGTAYIALFNLCFARQHEGQFILRIEDTDQARSTRESEEDIFKALRWLGIEWDEGPDVGGPHGPYRQSERKDMYKDYALELVEKGHAFYCFRTPEELEAIRLARTEAGLNPGIKGDLELPDDEVKANLAAGKPFVIRMKVPDSGTCVIQDKLRGTIEIDWAQVDCQILLKSDGMPTYHLANVVDDHLMAITHVIRGEEWINSAPKHQLLYAYFGWEMPELCHMPLLRNPDKSKLSKRKNPTSINFYERMGFLPEAVLNYLGRMGWSMPDEREKFTLDEMVANFDISRVSLGGPIFDMEKLRWLNGLWIRENLDHGAFVNQVSQWIARNPEWEKLIPLVQSRIDTFSDIAPMANFLFAGILPLTEADFEHKKLEAGQVKRVLQFTLWKLEALRDWQKDSIFAEVKSLCQAMELKMGDFMFPIFVAIAGTPNSWSVMDSMAAMGPDMCRARLRNALDTLGGFSKKETKKVEKEFLKVLDSEGGSQ; encoded by the coding sequence ATGACTGTTCGTACCCGAATAGCGCCGTCTCCAACAGGCGATCCTCACGTTGGTACCGCTTATATCGCGTTGTTCAATTTGTGTTTTGCACGACAACACGAGGGGCAATTTATCTTGCGGATCGAGGATACTGATCAGGCTCGTAGTACTCGGGAGTCTGAAGAGGATATTTTCAAGGCGCTCCGGTGGTTGGGAATTGAATGGGATGAGGGGCCTGATGTCGGTGGGCCTCATGGCCCTTATCGACAGTCTGAGCGCAAAGATATGTATAAAGATTATGCGCTCGAGTTGGTTGAAAAGGGGCATGCTTTTTATTGTTTCCGCACACCGGAAGAATTGGAGGCAATCAGGCTGGCGCGAACAGAGGCCGGTTTGAATCCTGGAATAAAGGGCGATTTGGAGCTGCCTGATGACGAAGTCAAAGCTAACCTTGCAGCAGGTAAGCCCTTTGTTATTCGAATGAAAGTGCCTGATTCGGGCACCTGTGTCATTCAGGATAAACTGCGTGGCACCATAGAGATTGACTGGGCACAAGTGGATTGTCAGATTCTGCTCAAATCAGACGGTATGCCGACCTATCACCTTGCAAATGTGGTGGATGACCACCTGATGGCAATTACCCATGTTATCAGAGGCGAGGAGTGGATTAACTCAGCGCCAAAACATCAGCTGTTGTATGCGTACTTTGGTTGGGAAATGCCAGAGCTTTGTCATATGCCTTTGTTACGTAATCCGGATAAAAGCAAATTGAGCAAGCGTAAAAACCCGACCAGCATAAACTTCTATGAGCGTATGGGCTTTCTGCCGGAAGCCGTCCTGAATTATCTTGGAAGGATGGGGTGGTCCATGCCCGATGAGCGCGAAAAATTCACGCTGGATGAGATGGTTGCCAACTTTGATATCTCCCGGGTTTCTCTGGGGGGGCCGATTTTCGACATGGAGAAGCTGCGCTGGCTTAATGGGCTCTGGATTCGAGAGAATCTGGATCACGGGGCTTTCGTAAATCAGGTGTCGCAGTGGATTGCACGTAATCCTGAGTGGGAGAAACTGATTCCACTGGTCCAGAGTCGAATCGATACCTTCTCGGATATCGCACCAATGGCGAATTTTCTGTTTGCTGGCATTTTGCCACTCACTGAGGCTGATTTTGAGCATAAAAAGCTTGAGGCGGGTCAAGTTAAACGGGTATTGCAATTTACGCTGTGGAAGCTTGAAGCACTGCGGGATTGGCAAAAGGATTCAATTTTTGCGGAGGTTAAAAGCCTTTGCCAGGCAATGGAATTGAAGATGGGGGATTTTATGTTCCCGATTTTTGTTGCGATTGCAGGCACACCCAATTCCTGGTCAGTAATGGATTCCATGGCGGCGATGGGGCCGGATATGTGCCGCGCACGTTTGCGTAACGCATTGGATACACTTGGCGGGTTCTCAAAAAAGGAAACCAAAAAAGTTGAAAAAGAATTTCTAAAAGTGCTTGACTCAGAAGGGGGAAGCCAATAA
- a CDS encoding 6-pyruvoyl trahydropterin synthase family protein: MNRLFVNNLTVIDFSFLDPIRGIVGESWIVDVELEGELDEQGMVFDFGHVKKQLKNLIDDEVDHKLAIPAQLEGVLIERSENRIDVGYQNSTGEKWLHRSPASAVLLIEEKEITPESVSTFLIDLFDQVLPDNVDGVSITIRPEEINGAYYHYSHGLKKHLGNCQRIAHGHRSRIEIYLNQQRQKVLETEWATKLQDSYVATLEDLSGQNEQTEISLGRQTGQNITFNYVAQQGQFELTLPARQVYIIDTDSTVEWIACHIAENLQETFPNDDIQVRAYEGVGKGSIAER, translated from the coding sequence ATGAATCGACTTTTTGTAAATAACCTGACTGTTATCGACTTTTCTTTCCTCGATCCTATAAGAGGCATAGTGGGTGAAAGCTGGATTGTTGATGTAGAACTGGAAGGCGAACTCGATGAACAAGGCATGGTCTTTGACTTCGGCCACGTCAAAAAACAGCTGAAAAATCTCATCGATGATGAAGTCGATCACAAGCTGGCGATACCCGCACAGCTTGAAGGCGTTCTCATTGAACGTTCCGAAAACCGGATCGACGTTGGATACCAAAACAGCACGGGAGAAAAGTGGCTACACCGCTCCCCGGCATCGGCGGTTTTGCTGATCGAAGAAAAAGAAATAACACCCGAAAGCGTTTCAACTTTTTTGATTGACCTGTTTGATCAAGTACTACCGGATAATGTTGATGGCGTTAGTATCACGATCCGACCAGAGGAAATAAACGGAGCATACTATCACTACAGCCATGGCCTCAAAAAACATCTTGGAAACTGCCAACGAATTGCCCATGGTCATCGCTCCCGCATTGAAATCTATCTGAATCAACAGCGCCAAAAAGTGCTGGAAACAGAATGGGCCACCAAACTTCAAGATAGCTATGTTGCCACGTTAGAGGATTTATCTGGCCAGAACGAACAAACAGAAATCTCCCTTGGAAGACAGACAGGGCAAAATATTACGTTCAACTATGTTGCACAGCAGGGGCAATTTGAACTTACCCTGCCAGCCCGACAAGTTTATATCATTGACACAGACTCAACGGTTGAATGGATTGCGTGCCACATCGCGGAAAATCTTCAGGAAACGTTTCCTAACGACGATATTCAGGTTCGTGCCTATGAGGGAGTGGGAAAAGGTTCAATAGCAGAACGCTAG
- a CDS encoding alpha/beta fold hydrolase: MAQALSGSIKLEYEQFGSPQHPAVIMIMGLGAQMIVWPKALCEHIANQGYRVIRFDNRDIGLSTKLSHEGTPNLGKMFLASRFKRPVFAPYTLYDMADDVLNLMAALSIPQAHFIGASMGGMIAQIIAGIAPEKTLSLTSIMSTSGAKHLPMPHTRVLLKLLRPQKEKLPNREITQKVRTLQTIGSQTYPTSPFELFYRVHTARERDSDPEGTLRQAAAIIASECRIPLLKTIATPTLIIHGTEDRLIPLECGLHTARVIPEAQMKVIEGMGHDLPSPLLPRIQRSIIDHLTFSSSRLAHSA, encoded by the coding sequence ATGGCCCAAGCTTTGTCCGGCTCGATCAAACTAGAATATGAACAATTTGGCTCACCACAACACCCGGCAGTGATTATGATCATGGGGCTGGGTGCGCAGATGATTGTATGGCCAAAAGCCTTGTGCGAGCATATCGCCAATCAAGGCTACCGAGTTATTCGCTTTGATAACCGCGACATTGGCCTCTCCACCAAACTCAGCCATGAGGGAACACCCAATCTTGGGAAAATGTTCCTTGCTTCTCGTTTCAAGCGCCCTGTTTTTGCCCCATATACACTTTATGATATGGCAGACGATGTCCTCAACTTAATGGCAGCGCTTTCCATTCCCCAAGCCCATTTCATCGGAGCTTCTATGGGAGGCATGATTGCACAGATCATTGCCGGAATCGCGCCGGAGAAAACACTAAGCCTGACATCCATCATGTCCACCTCTGGCGCCAAACATCTACCGATGCCTCACACTCGGGTTTTATTAAAATTACTGCGCCCGCAAAAAGAGAAACTCCCCAACCGGGAGATTACTCAAAAAGTCAGAACCCTTCAGACCATTGGCAGTCAAACCTACCCGACCAGCCCTTTTGAGCTGTTTTATCGCGTGCACACTGCACGTGAGCGAGATTCTGACCCAGAAGGAACACTAAGACAGGCAGCAGCGATTATTGCCAGCGAGTGCAGAATACCCCTGCTCAAAACGATTGCAACACCAACCTTGATTATTCATGGCACCGAAGACAGGCTAATCCCACTTGAGTGCGGCCTGCATACAGCCCGCGTGATTCCAGAAGCGCAAATGAAAGTCATAGAAGGTATGGGGCACGACCTTCCAAGCCCTCTATTGCCGCGAATACAACGATCTATAATCGATCACCTGACCTTTTCTTCCAGTCGCCTGGCCCACTCGGCCTGA